Proteins encoded within one genomic window of Halodesulfurarchaeum formicicum:
- a CDS encoding metal-dependent transcriptional regulator produces MARTDQPDPVADLPNRNAGRYLRTILAAVSGPDEEVRPSHIADRLGVTPASVTEMTRRLAADGYVDHEPYGGISLTRKGALMARHLQWRQCVFTQFFEESLDVSIPETASYEASFALPAAVIDEARAYVGIDCEDRCDERIWETPCENVPGQAIEGSGPAETAGQS; encoded by the coding sequence ATGGCCCGAACTGACCAGCCGGACCCAGTTGCGGATCTGCCCAACCGGAACGCCGGCCGATACCTCCGGACCATCCTGGCCGCCGTTTCGGGCCCGGACGAGGAGGTCCGTCCCTCCCACATCGCCGATCGACTCGGTGTGACGCCGGCGAGCGTAACCGAGATGACCCGTCGACTGGCCGCAGACGGCTACGTCGACCACGAACCCTACGGCGGGATCTCGCTCACACGAAAAGGGGCGTTGATGGCCCGACACCTCCAGTGGCGACAGTGTGTGTTCACCCAGTTCTTCGAGGAGTCCCTCGACGTTTCGATCCCCGAGACGGCCAGTTACGAGGCGAGTTTCGCCCTCCCGGCCGCAGTGATCGACGAGGCCCGGGCCTACGTGGGCATCGACTGTGAGGACCGCTGTGACGAACGCATCTGGGAGACGCCCTGTGAGAACGTTCCCGGGCAGGCCATCGAGGGCTCCGGCCCGGCCGAGACGGCCGGCCAGTCCTGA
- a CDS encoding HTH domain-containing protein, producing MAQTIKEMVYSSVSPEEVFESFYGLNHRERKTYETLLTAEEPLSVETIAERMDCSLSTAYRYIDTLETHNLVHETGLYDGEYLKSGYTAEDPAVIAEHMFDYVDFKVEKCRKNIEAVTGTDLETDCEETEWDRAGTFLSE from the coding sequence ATGGCACAAACGATCAAGGAGATGGTCTACTCGAGTGTTTCCCCCGAGGAGGTCTTCGAATCCTTCTACGGCCTCAATCATCGGGAGCGCAAGACCTACGAGACACTCCTGACCGCCGAGGAGCCCCTCTCCGTCGAGACGATCGCCGAGCGGATGGACTGCTCGCTCTCGACGGCCTATCGGTACATTGACACACTGGAAACTCACAACCTCGTCCACGAGACGGGCCTGTACGACGGCGAGTACCTCAAATCCGGGTACACCGCCGAAGATCCAGCCGTGATCGCCGAACACATGTTCGATTACGTGGACTTCAAAGTCGAGAAGTGTCGCAAGAACATCGAGGCGGTGACCGGCACCGACCTGGAGACCGACTGTGAGGAGACCGAGTGGGATCGAGCCGGCACCTTCCTTTCGGAGTAG
- the nrfD gene encoding NrfD/PsrC family molybdoenzyme membrane anchor subunit has translation MLAAESGVIWVPRVHWGLFIATYLFLGGVSGGSYVTSVSAQLIRGRASSDVEWQSRDETSRWGSLLSVVAIGVGTGALLYHLGAPLRALTFAWNFTNYGSWLVIGTWLIVIFSTLATLDLVWNFFGSEKQGRTSGSFFVRRILGWIAIGGEPVVLNLLDRFSDITKPPQKLHTAIRVFGAFLGMGVIVYTSMLLSDLWTCPLWNRTYLPPLFLMSGISTGLAATVAMPAIFDGLTETVHQYSLADDALIVVELGILLAFYNFLQGRTGCMASQATVDSLNSVFSMPFWVGVVGLGLLTPLAMSLVMTGASALFDLDERSHTWHQIFRAGYVLKYSLVLVGGFFLRYVIIFAAVKLPLTVA, from the coding sequence ATGCTCGCAGCTGAAAGTGGCGTCATCTGGGTGCCCCGCGTTCACTGGGGGTTGTTCATCGCCACCTACCTCTTCCTCGGGGGTGTGAGCGGTGGCTCCTACGTGACCTCGGTCTCGGCACAGTTGATCCGGGGCCGGGCGAGTAGTGACGTCGAATGGCAGTCTCGTGACGAGACCTCTCGCTGGGGGAGCCTGCTGTCCGTCGTGGCTATCGGTGTGGGGACCGGCGCGCTGCTCTATCACCTCGGTGCGCCGTTGCGGGCGTTGACCTTCGCCTGGAACTTCACGAACTACGGTTCCTGGCTCGTGATCGGGACCTGGCTCATCGTCATCTTCTCGACGCTGGCCACCCTGGACCTCGTCTGGAACTTCTTCGGGAGCGAGAAGCAGGGCCGGACCTCGGGAAGCTTCTTCGTCCGACGGATCCTCGGCTGGATCGCCATCGGCGGCGAACCGGTGGTTCTGAACCTCTTGGATCGGTTCTCGGACATCACGAAGCCGCCCCAGAAACTTCACACCGCGATCCGGGTGTTCGGGGCGTTCCTCGGAATGGGGGTCATCGTCTACACGTCGATGCTGCTCTCCGATCTCTGGACCTGCCCGCTCTGGAACCGGACCTACCTGCCGCCACTCTTCCTGATGAGTGGGATCTCGACCGGGCTCGCGGCCACGGTGGCCATGCCCGCGATCTTCGACGGCCTGACCGAGACCGTTCACCAGTACAGTCTGGCGGACGACGCACTGATCGTCGTCGAACTGGGGATCCTGCTGGCCTTCTACAACTTCCTGCAGGGCCGGACGGGCTGTATGGCGAGCCAGGCGACGGTGGACTCGTTGAACTCGGTGTTCTCCATGCCCTTCTGGGTCGGTGTCGTGGGCCTGGGACTGCTCACGCCCCTGGCGATGTCACTGGTGATGACGGGCGCGTCGGCGCTCTTCGATCTCGACGAGCGGAGCCACACCTGGCATCAGATCTTCCGGGCGGGGTATGTCCTCAAGTATAGCCTGGTGCTCGTCGGCGGCTTTTTCCTCCGCTATGTCATCATCTTCGCGGCGGTGAAACTCCCGCTGACGGTCGCCTGA
- a CDS encoding 4Fe-4S dicluster domain-containing protein: MGEQWGFYFDPNSCMGCNACAIACKNRHGTEAGHVDWRRVETVSTGEFPDYQETNVSLSCMHCEDPPCVDVCPTNAIEKRESDGIVTIDRDECIGCRYCGWACPYGAPQYGEEGLMQKCNLCLDKGPGAGADAESKNTQDDPLEPACVDECVGEALHAGPIGELMDLASDAAARKFEQNPTSVIVEPQTGEEGQAAANVETPIPYQG, encoded by the coding sequence ATGGGTGAGCAGTGGGGCTTTTACTTCGATCCCAACTCCTGTATGGGCTGTAACGCCTGTGCGATCGCCTGCAAGAACCGGCACGGAACCGAGGCCGGTCACGTCGACTGGCGACGGGTCGAGACCGTCTCGACCGGCGAGTTCCCCGACTACCAGGAGACCAACGTCTCGCTCTCCTGCATGCACTGTGAGGACCCGCCGTGTGTCGATGTCTGTCCGACCAACGCCATCGAGAAGCGCGAGAGTGACGGCATCGTCACCATCGATCGGGACGAGTGTATCGGCTGTCGGTACTGTGGCTGGGCCTGTCCGTACGGCGCGCCCCAGTACGGCGAGGAGGGCCTGATGCAGAAGTGCAACCTCTGTCTCGACAAAGGTCCGGGTGCCGGTGCGGACGCCGAGTCCAAGAACACACAGGACGACCCGCTCGAACCCGCCTGTGTCGATGAGTGTGTGGGCGAGGCGCTTCACGCCGGCCCGATCGGCGAACTGATGGATCTGGCCTCGGATGCGGCCGCCCGGAAGTTCGAACAGAACCCGACATCGGTCATCGTCGAACCGCAGACTGGCGAGGAGGGCCAGGCCGCGGCAAACGTCGAGACGCCGATTCCGTACCAGGGGTAA
- a CDS encoding molybdopterin-containing oxidoreductase family protein — MSKSTSETENTQGGLTRRTLLKTSAAGALAAGIGGTAVQTSGAATDEQSENTAYGNCWQCHKLCGMEVTLEENSEGTEVATEVHGIDGHPRGSAGEGTKGTLCPKGLSQVEKAYSPKRIKEPYVRKDGELTAVSWDEAFEYAADKLETFKEEHGAESLVEFHGWGTAGTFSTLFGNLYGCPNSVPHPTPTCFGSMAVTGTLMGLGGGNIRWVDYENTEYVLVWGRDVLETFAGQWEAKQLLKARERGATIVTIDPVYTETAKKSDKWLPIKPRTDGALALAIANVIIEEELYDAEFVENYTHGFDAYKEAVEGKTPEWAAEKTGLDAEVIREVALGFGRAAPNAGITSWTGLGQSADHQKGAQNLVALTGLVGNIDRPGGQRWFGSAGLSNPFEVGCEAELPNNAEGNQCYLTDPEAGYASLTKKPVQNNVPEMVDNGDVNGMVYYYRNPVTDGATQEWLGTDETDGALDKMDLVIGIDAFWSETTKKADVVFPESSQLEKPMLGSGGYGAYNTEAWVTGSKAAIDPQWNTKPGFDIIQGLGRAMGYDDYFVWDSKEEYINDQLSGLDLTLDDLEDEDTYVLTGEYGYEKWKKGGFAQGADTFWFDLDKKLTGAYEKLSEQAGAEIGTGPQWVPPGTIGDELSEEYPLEMLDARTVEFSHGGDQALTKPLEQLAESYDHEHADYRGNYLVMHTEDAAARDIEDGDMVTISSDHGEAELMAFVTEGIRPGAVSVEPYGFGRGSIQPDEDGANNMLLNSPDQIDPISGEIDRHIAISVTKSGGEN; from the coding sequence ATGTCGAAATCAACATCCGAAACCGAAAACACGCAGGGCGGGCTGACCCGACGGACCTTGCTCAAGACGTCGGCAGCCGGTGCCCTCGCAGCTGGTATCGGTGGCACAGCCGTACAGACGAGTGGCGCAGCGACCGACGAGCAGTCCGAGAACACGGCCTACGGGAACTGCTGGCAGTGTCACAAGCTGTGTGGCATGGAGGTCACCCTCGAGGAGAACAGCGAGGGGACGGAAGTCGCGACTGAAGTTCACGGTATCGATGGCCACCCGCGCGGGAGCGCGGGCGAGGGTACCAAGGGCACACTCTGTCCCAAGGGGCTCTCCCAGGTCGAGAAGGCGTACTCGCCCAAACGCATCAAGGAACCATATGTCCGCAAGGATGGCGAACTTACGGCCGTGAGCTGGGACGAGGCCTTCGAGTACGCCGCGGACAAACTCGAGACGTTCAAGGAGGAACACGGGGCCGAGAGCCTGGTCGAGTTCCACGGCTGGGGCACGGCCGGGACCTTCAGTACGCTCTTCGGGAACCTCTATGGCTGTCCGAACTCCGTCCCACACCCCACTCCGACCTGCTTCGGGTCGATGGCGGTCACGGGCACCCTGATGGGCCTGGGCGGTGGCAACATCCGCTGGGTCGACTACGAGAACACCGAGTACGTTCTGGTCTGGGGGCGTGACGTCCTGGAGACCTTCGCCGGCCAGTGGGAGGCCAAACAGCTCCTGAAGGCCCGCGAGCGCGGGGCGACGATCGTCACGATCGACCCCGTGTACACCGAGACCGCGAAGAAGTCCGACAAGTGGCTCCCGATCAAGCCCCGGACCGACGGCGCGCTGGCCCTGGCGATAGCCAACGTCATCATCGAGGAGGAGCTCTACGACGCGGAGTTCGTCGAGAACTACACCCACGGCTTCGACGCGTACAAGGAGGCCGTCGAGGGCAAGACCCCCGAATGGGCCGCAGAGAAGACCGGCCTCGACGCCGAGGTCATCCGCGAGGTCGCCCTGGGCTTCGGCCGCGCCGCCCCGAATGCGGGAATCACCTCCTGGACGGGGCTCGGACAGAGCGCCGATCACCAGAAGGGTGCCCAGAACCTCGTCGCGCTCACCGGGCTGGTGGGCAACATCGACCGGCCCGGCGGCCAGCGCTGGTTCGGGAGCGCCGGGCTCTCGAACCCGTTCGAGGTCGGCTGTGAGGCCGAACTGCCGAACAACGCCGAGGGCAACCAGTGTTACCTGACCGATCCGGAGGCTGGCTACGCGTCCCTGACGAAGAAGCCGGTCCAGAACAACGTCCCCGAGATGGTCGACAACGGGGACGTCAACGGGATGGTCTACTACTACCGGAACCCCGTCACGGACGGTGCGACCCAGGAGTGGCTCGGCACCGACGAGACGGATGGGGCCCTCGACAAGATGGACCTCGTCATCGGTATCGACGCCTTCTGGAGTGAAACGACCAAGAAAGCCGACGTCGTCTTCCCCGAGTCCTCCCAGCTGGAGAAGCCGATGCTCGGCTCCGGCGGGTACGGTGCCTACAACACCGAAGCGTGGGTCACCGGCTCGAAGGCGGCGATCGATCCCCAGTGGAACACCAAGCCTGGCTTCGACATCATCCAGGGGCTCGGTCGCGCGATGGGGTATGACGATTACTTCGTCTGGGACTCCAAGGAGGAGTACATCAACGATCAGCTCTCCGGGCTCGATCTCACCCTCGATGATCTCGAGGACGAGGACACCTACGTCCTCACCGGGGAGTACGGCTACGAGAAGTGGAAGAAAGGCGGCTTCGCCCAGGGCGCGGACACCTTCTGGTTCGACCTGGACAAGAAGCTCACCGGCGCGTACGAGAAGCTCAGCGAGCAGGCCGGCGCCGAGATCGGCACGGGCCCGCAGTGGGTGCCGCCGGGAACGATCGGCGACGAACTCAGCGAGGAGTACCCCCTGGAGATGCTCGACGCTCGCACAGTCGAGTTCTCCCACGGCGGGGACCAGGCCCTCACCAAGCCGCTCGAACAGCTGGCTGAATCCTACGACCACGAACACGCCGACTACCGCGGGAACTACCTCGTGATGCACACCGAGGACGCCGCCGCGCGAGATATCGAGGACGGTGACATGGTCACGATCAGCTCCGATCACGGCGAGGCGGAACTGATGGCCTTCGTCACCGAGGGTATTCGGCCGGGAGCCGTCAGCGTCGAGCCCTACGGGTTCGGCCGCGGCTCGATCCAGCCGGACGAGGACGGAGCCAACAACATGTTACTGAACAGTCCAGACCAGATCGATCCGATCTCCGGCGAAATCGACAGGCACATCGCTATCTCGGTCACCAAATCCGGAGGTGAGAACTGA
- a CDS encoding 4Fe-4S ferredoxin N-terminal domain-containing protein, producing the protein MPDDDPGDPDGAPLADIADSEQEFDQELGKAMGEAAKKLRTGEMTEAEFYEQFHDQVVEEFGFDDRPVDPDED; encoded by the coding sequence ATGCCGGACGACGACCCAGGAGATCCCGATGGGGCTCCGCTCGCTGATATCGCCGACTCGGAGCAGGAGTTCGATCAGGAACTCGGGAAAGCAATGGGTGAAGCCGCGAAGAAACTGCGCACCGGTGAGATGACTGAAGCGGAGTTCTACGAGCAATTTCACGACCAGGTCGTCGAGGAGTTCGGATTCGACGATCGGCCGGTCGATCCAGACGAAGACTAA
- a CDS encoding IclR family transcriptional regulator: MSKPIPPRSADPESGYRVPDRTPPEEPTNPVQSASRTMELIEVLKESGGATIGEIATELDVSKGTASNYVSTLREEGFVTKLETGEFDIGLRVLDVCNKSIHERELFTEGKPKIDALAEEFEGVFTVMVPEHGYGYCLYSRTTSDLISKNRLAQGTRRYLHCNGPGLSILSGMETETVEDIVDRYGLLSCDTGCEFDCPLAKYARELPVERESLYDRLAAIDEQGYAVTDHGQIACLGVPILGSGDTVVGSVGVLAPRRTIYTDEAADPDLIAAMKDAATAIGINIV, encoded by the coding sequence ATGTCCAAACCCATCCCGCCCCGGTCGGCCGATCCGGAATCGGGCTATCGGGTCCCCGATCGGACCCCGCCCGAAGAGCCGACGAACCCGGTGCAGTCCGCCAGTCGGACGATGGAGCTGATCGAGGTGCTCAAGGAGTCCGGTGGAGCCACGATCGGCGAGATCGCGACGGAACTGGATGTTTCGAAGGGGACCGCCTCGAACTACGTGAGCACGCTTCGGGAGGAGGGGTTCGTGACGAAACTGGAGACCGGCGAGTTCGATATCGGGCTCCGGGTGCTTGACGTCTGTAACAAGTCCATCCACGAGCGAGAGCTGTTTACCGAAGGGAAACCCAAGATCGACGCCCTCGCCGAGGAGTTCGAGGGCGTCTTCACCGTAATGGTCCCCGAACACGGCTATGGCTACTGTCTGTACTCCCGGACGACCTCGGATCTCATCTCGAAGAACCGGCTCGCCCAGGGGACACGGCGATACCTCCACTGTAACGGCCCCGGACTCTCGATTCTCTCCGGCATGGAAACCGAGACCGTCGAGGACATCGTCGACCGCTACGGGCTGCTCTCCTGTGATACTGGCTGTGAGTTCGATTGCCCGCTCGCGAAGTACGCCCGGGAGCTACCGGTCGAACGGGAGAGTCTCTACGACCGGCTGGCGGCTATCGACGAGCAGGGATACGCCGTGACTGACCACGGGCAGATCGCGTGTCTCGGGGTGCCAATCCTCGGCAGCGGCGATACCGTCGTCGGGTCGGTCGGCGTGCTGGCCCCGCGACGGACGATCTACACGGACGAGGCCGCCGACCCCGACCTCATCGCGGCCATGAAGGACGCGGCGACGGCCATCGGGATCAATATAGTGTAA
- a CDS encoding DUF7124 domain-containing protein translates to MNADPHGGDGADEARLRTDGGSKMPGVPSGEEESQPEPDSTSTSSSGAQMPGVPDSKGPEPAAKANEGNTCGAPTEDAEDDVTHGLTTAFTLNALASTADPAAVVDDARNWSDWVGVVGTVDSPTMNTFLRRNGVDIDFFNGANGPAERLARVAQSGSTFHSDRLVLVGVPGEEGFAPEDGWEFEPLEPTAEEAGWELK, encoded by the coding sequence ATGAACGCGGATCCACACGGTGGCGACGGGGCGGACGAGGCCAGACTCCGCACCGACGGCGGCTCGAAGATGCCGGGCGTTCCGAGCGGCGAGGAGGAGAGCCAGCCCGAGCCAGACTCGACATCGACGTCGAGTTCGGGCGCCCAGATGCCCGGGGTTCCAGACAGCAAGGGCCCGGAGCCGGCCGCCAAGGCGAACGAGGGCAACACCTGTGGGGCGCCAACCGAGGACGCCGAGGACGACGTGACTCACGGCCTCACGACGGCTTTTACGCTCAACGCGCTCGCCAGCACTGCCGATCCAGCAGCGGTCGTCGACGACGCCCGGAACTGGTCGGACTGGGTCGGGGTCGTCGGGACGGTCGACTCGCCGACGATGAACACCTTCCTCCGGCGCAACGGCGTCGACATCGACTTCTTCAACGGGGCCAACGGACCGGCCGAGCGCCTGGCACGGGTCGCCCAGTCCGGCTCGACGTTCCACTCCGATCGACTGGTGCTCGTCGGGGTGCCCGGTGAGGAGGGCTTTGCCCCCGAGGATGGCTGGGAGTTCGAACCGCTGGAACCGACCGCCGAAGAGGCCGGCTGGGAGCTCAAGTAG
- a CDS encoding iron-sulfur cluster assembly protein, whose translation MAEDPTKAAVEAAVDEVTHPEIDATLTQLGMINGIEMDGDTATVTLALPMLNIPDQVKNILVGRLREAVEEVGAEFESEIAVMSDTQREQFFQLEQQNWSGGIDGVDGPEGEAGDDDDTADPPF comes from the coding sequence ATGGCCGAAGACCCAACGAAAGCGGCGGTCGAAGCGGCGGTCGATGAGGTTACGCACCCGGAGATCGACGCCACGCTGACCCAGCTCGGGATGATCAACGGGATCGAGATGGACGGCGACACGGCGACAGTGACCCTCGCACTCCCGATGCTCAACATCCCCGATCAGGTCAAGAACATTCTGGTGGGACGGCTTCGCGAGGCCGTCGAGGAGGTCGGTGCGGAGTTCGAGTCCGAGATCGCGGTAATGTCAGACACGCAGCGCGAGCAGTTCTTCCAGTTGGAGCAGCAGAACTGGTCCGGCGGCATCGACGGCGTCGACGGGCCCGAGGGCGAGGCTGGGGACGATGACGATACCGCCGATCCGCCGTTCTGA